GCTCGAAATATTAACCCTAGGAAATTAATCCATTGTTCACTTTTCATGACTTTTGTCCTTTATGAACTTCTTTGAGAAGTTCATCGTAAATTTCATCAGCGACATTAGCTTTTAAATGTCTAGCTAAAATATTTTTCTTTTTTGCCTCTAGAACAACTTGTTCGTCATTGGAGATATAAGCTCCACGCCCCGATTTTTTCGAAGTT
The Bacillus shivajii DNA segment above includes these coding regions:
- the rnpM gene encoding RNase P modulator RnpM; amino-acid sequence: MVSKKKTPLRKCVVSNEMKPKKELIRVVRSPEGDVFIDPTSKKSGRGAYISNDEQVVLEAKKKNILARHLKANVADEIYDELLKEVHKGQKS